The DNA window CACTATCAGCGCTGATGAGCTTAAGAGCTTTGGCTTTCGGGGGCCCTTCGATGTCCTTGCCTTTGTGCTTAGGAAGCTCGGCCATGACTCAGAGTGGGAACCACCTGAGCTGAGAACTGACGCGCCAAGGGACCTAGTAAAGGAGGTCTCACAGAGGCTCGCAAAGGCCAACTCTCAGCTGAGCGGGCTCAGGCTCTCCGAGTCTGCTAGGAAAGCAGTTATGGCTTCCTCGGCGCTCTTAGGTAAGGATGTTATGGAGACTATAGACGCTGGCCTCAGGAAAGGGGTCCTCGTCAAGGATAAAAACGATAAAATATCCTCGCTGACAGGCTGGAGAGAGGCTGTCGACCTGCTGAGGGGGTAGCAGGAGTTGACTGATGACGTCAAGATATATAGGACAGGGACGACCTACGTGGTGGAGATAGAAAACGAGGACCACACGATGGGCAACCTGCTCGCGACCACCCTCATTGGCGTTAAGGGGGTGAGCAACGCTTACTATGAGATGGAGCACCCTCTCTTCAGGAGGATCAAGGTTTACGTTCAGCTTGAAGACGGCTATAACATAAAGGACGTGCTAAAGGAGGCCCTGAGTAGGATTAAGGAGATGAACGAAGAGTTCAGGAGGCAGTTCGTCGAGCGCGCTAAGGCCCTCGGAGTAGACCTTTCTTGAAGAGGGAGGCGAGGGTTCTGGTCACGGCATGCAACGACGTGGCCTGCGCAGGGCTAGTGGTCAGGCTGACCTCAATAGATGGCCTCGCGACCTCCTATGAGGGCTGCGAGGGTCTGTGCAGGAGGCTCGCCTCCAAGGGCCTGCTGGAGGAGTCCAGGTACTTCATAGGCAACTGCGGCTGCGGCCTTGAGAGGGCGCCGCTAGATGCCGAGAGGCTCGGGTGGGCTCTCCTCTTTGCGGGTAGCTTAGCGAAGTCAATGGCAGACCTTAGGGAAGAGCTCCTTAAGCGCACGCTGTGAGCTACCCCGTCCTAACGGGCGGGGCATCCCCACCTCGCGGTGAGGACTTCCTGCTTCTTCCAGGAAACTTACTATACACCCCCTCTGAGAAGGGGATGTATAGCAGAGATCTCCTGTCTACAGGCTCTAAGGGCAGCCCCGACCCCGCACGGAGAACATTTAGAGAAGCGTTATAGTCACGGTCAGCGACCCAACCGCACCTGGGGCAGACAAACACGCGGTCAGCCAACGTCAGATCCTTCTTAACGTACCCGCACCTAGCACATGTTCTTGAGGTATTCCTCGGGTCTACCTTCGCCACCCTCCTGCCAGCTCTACTAGCCTTGTAGGAGAGGTGGCTCATGAACTTGAAGAAGTCAGCATGAAGAATGTGCTTTCTCAAAGCTTTACTTTCACTGTCCTCAACCATCTCCTTGACGTCAAGGTCTTCCACGTATATCTCATCATACTGCTCTACGAGCCACGAAGTTACCTTGTGAATATAGTCATTCATGAGATTCTTCACGCGCTCGTGCATCTTGGCTAACTTCTTTCTGGCCTTCTCATAGTTTCTAGACCCTTTTCTCTTTCTAGATAACGTTCTTTGCAAAGTCCTTACCCTCCTCTCGACCTTATCAAAGACCTTGGGGTTCTCTACCACTACACCATCAGAGGTAGTTACGAGATTCTCCACTCCTAGGTCTATTCCAACCACTTTTCCAGTTTTCTCGAGAGGTTTCCTTTCGGCCTCAACCTGGAAGATAGCATACCATCCAGTTGCGCTCCTCTTTATTATTACCCCTTTTACCTCGTCTTCTAACGGTCTGTGGAAGAGCACTTTCACCTCCCTATCTTTGAGAGGATCAGCTTGTCTTCATCAATCTTGAAACCAGACTGGTTGTAGTTTATGATCTTCACGATCTTCTTGTACCTCAGTTTCCCCACCTTCTTTCCTCTCTTCTTCAATTCATGAAGAGCATTGATGTTGTACCAT is part of the Acidilobus sp. 7A genome and encodes:
- a CDS encoding RpoL/Rpb11 RNA polymerase subunit family protein, producing MTDDVKIYRTGTTYVVEIENEDHTMGNLLATTLIGVKGVSNAYYEMEHPLFRRIKVYVQLEDGYNIKDVLKEALSRIKEMNEEFRRQFVERAKALGVDLS
- a CDS encoding DUF2067 family protein; translated protein: MSSRRKVVIRAPPETSDLETLINKIAEKAPASVISASLVNGKLVLEFQGSMRSSKEIVKAVKEVLGSQRPRAYRDTISADELKSFGFRGPFDVLAFVLRKLGHDSEWEPPELRTDAPRDLVKEVSQRLAKANSQLSGLRLSESARKAVMASSALLGKDVMETIDAGLRKGVLVKDKNDKISSLTGWREAVDLLRG